Proteins encoded by one window of Salvia splendens isolate huo1 chromosome 7, SspV2, whole genome shotgun sequence:
- the LOC121811675 gene encoding dehydration-responsive element-binding protein 1E-like, with protein sequence MQETRPDEEEVIILAASHPKRRAGRKKFKETRHPVYRGVRLRNSNKWVCELREPRHQKRVWLGTYPTPEMAARAHDLAALALRGSAACLNFADSLWRLHVPLSKDAKDLRKAAAAAAEAFRPQEDFVEKDETEFLGIFELSGVAGLAEAVLMSPPPLLGWRFSWDEVEIDAQVDLELWSY encoded by the coding sequence ATGCAAGAGACGCGTCCAGATGAGGAGGAGGTGATCATCCTTGCCGCCAGCCACCCCAAGCGACGCGCCGGCAGGAAGAAATTCAAGGAGACGCGCCACCCGGTGTACCGCGGCGTTCGCCTCAGGAACTCCAACAAGTGGGTATGCGAGCTGCGGGAGCCTCGCCACCAGAAGCGGGTCTGGCTCGGGACTTACCCCACGCCGGAGATGGCCGCCAGAGCCCATGACCTAGCCGCATTAGCCCTCAGGGGCTCCGCCGCCTGCCTCAACTTCGCCGATTCCCTCTGGCGCCTCCATGTCCCCCTGTCCAAGGACGCCAAGGACCTCCGGAAggcagccgccgccgccgctgagGCGTTCCGGCCGCAGGAGGATTTTGTGGAGAAGGACGAGACGGAGTTCTTGGGGATATTCGAGCTGTCAGGCGTGGCGGGGCTGGCGGAGGCGGTTCTAATGTCGCCGCCGCCGTTGTTGGGGTGGCGATTCAGCTGGGATGAGGTGGAGATAGATGCTCAGGTGGACTTGGAGTTATGGAGTTATTAA